aaaaatgtaagtttagggctccgctatttcactgtctgtatcttttaattcccctttgaATCATCAAAGTGTGGTTCTTTCTGTTCACTGGCAATCCCAAAGTGCAGTGCCgttcaaattatttttctttattggaaCCTGGTGTTTATGCTATGAATACATGACAATTGTTTCCTATTTATTTTAAGTCATCCAAATAATATTTCCTGcagtataaaaatgtaatcattgctGGCCACTCACAATAAGATGAGATCCATATCTTATTTGCACTTTATCACAGTATTTGTTATCTATGCTCCCTGAGACCATGACGTTGTCAAACAACTTCTCCAGAATTTACTGTGTCTCTCTTACCAGACTAACCTGATATGGATGCTGGAACTTGTTCAAATTTGTTTCCATCCAGGTTGATGTATGCCAAAGCGTGGAGTTTCAGGAATTCATCTGGGAGTTCCCGCAGTTCATTATCAGCCAGATTTAACCACTGCAGCTGCGAAAGGTGCACACATTCACTTGGCAGTTTAGCAATCCGGTTTTTACGCACCCCAAGCTTCTGGAGCTTTTGCAGATTGCAGATTGACGAGGGTAATGAGATGAGATGGCAGTTAACAGCCCACAGCTCTCGCAGTTCCCCTAACTCTCCAATTTCTTCTGGAAGAACACAAAGAGGATTATGGCTGACGCTCAAATACGTTAGGCGACTGAGACAGCCAATGCCACTAGGCAACAAAGTCAGCTGGTTCTGATCGAGAATTAGCTCTTCCAGGTTTTTCAGGGACAACACCTatgaacaacaacaaataatTGTGCACGCAAAAGTTATAAAAGAGTTTTTTCTAAATGCTTACACAGCTCAGCTATTTTTCCAATATCTATGCACAATCCCCAAAAAACACtacataacatgaaaaatgtcagAATCTTTTATAAAAGCACACACTTTATTGAAAACAGTATGAACTCTCCCAATAATTGTATTTTTGCAATGACTTTACACAGAAATCATCAAATAAATACAGTGCCCTcaataatgtttgggataaagaTAAATTCTTCCTTAATTTCCCCCAAAGAAGCTATCATGAGGCTGAAAACCAAGAATTAAACCATTCAAGACTTTgctaaaaccttaggatgacagACCAGCTGTCTGGAATAtctcctattatataaaaaaaacttgggaccagttctaaattggcccttgtgtgtgcttggtgtgtgtgccctacggtgggctggcgccctgcccgggggtttgtttcctgccttgcgggttggataatggatggaacttgagacgagacttttttcctgcgacgagacatgaagagagacagagagacactttcacatcctgcgagacggtcaagtcacatcatacttacaacctttggaagcaagtcccatgatacacatgcagagcaggttagagataatagaaatacgaaaattcgaaagtctcaaaaaaaatgagagtaaagatcacattagtgcaaacaaacagaaattattactcggttgaaataacggaacagtgaatagagatcgaatagtgtttgaggatgtctgggggagaagagagacaaagcagagactttaaaatgttcgatgcgccgcacgaaatgcagatcatgcggcaatccagcagctgatcgagcaaagaggaggtaaaaaaaacaactgttatgtgattcccattgtatcaccattaaagaggggtttcggaggagcgaccacgtctctttgaggtgcgttcagcccccctcttcacaacggcgtgtAGCGCTGGCAGGAGAGGGGCGTGGGTGGGATGAAGTGGTAGGCGAGTGaagtgcagatcatgcggcacagcagcagcagcaagccagcaactgatcgagcaaagaggaggttaaaaaaaggaatttgtttcccattgtaccaccgtttaagaggggtttcagaggagcatccgtgtctccttggggtgcgttcagccccctcttcacaatgtcaCATAACGcttagcggggggggggggggggggattaggtgagcaaagcgagtcagtaagaagaaagaacacactggtgagctcaataatcacaaagggactggcaggccaaggaagacctccccTGCTGAtggcagaagaatcctcactatggtaaagaaaaagcccccaaacgcctgtctgacagatcagaaatagtcttcaggaggcagatgtggacatgtcagagacgactatctgtAGAaggcttcatgaacagaaatacagaggccatgCTGCAAGATACAAACTAGCTACTCTCAAAAACAGggtggccagattacagtttgcaataaaaaatgacttaaaagagcttgcagaattctgggaaaaggtcttgtggacagatgacacaaagatgaacctgtaagAGAGTGATGGCAGAGTAAagtgtggagaagaaaaggaattgcccaagatccaaagcatgcCACCTCATCTATTAAATATGGCAGTGGGGGTGTTACGGCTTGGGCGTGTATGGCTGCCACACTTCTCTTCGTGGATGCTGGGACTGCTGACGAcagctgcacaatgaattctgaagtttacagaaacatcttatctgctcgagttccagtaaatgcctccaaactcatcgGACagcgcttcatcctacaacaagataatgatcccaaacatagtGCTGAGGCAACGcaagagtttttcaaagctaaaaaacagAAGCtacttgaatggccaagccagtcacccgatttaaatccactTGAGCGGGACATCCATACTGTATGCTGAAGAGACAACTTTAGGAGACAAGTCCCCGAAACACGCAGTAgatgagaggcttggcagagcatcacaagAGAAGATCCTCGGCACTtgctgatgtctgtgaatcacagacttcaagtggtcattgcatgcaagggatatgtgacaaagaactaaatacgacagctttaatagacctgccattgctgtgtccaaaacattatggtgacc
The Erpetoichthys calabaricus chromosome 17, fErpCal1.3, whole genome shotgun sequence genome window above contains:
- the si:dkey-1h4.4 gene encoding leucine-rich repeat protein SHOC-2 isoform X2, whose protein sequence is MAIKEVETFLLEALYKQSESLNLSHRQLLVLPPFISQMIDLRRLYVNDNQLVLPPTEVLSLKNLEELILDQNQLTLLPSGIGCLSRLTYLSVSHNPLCVLPEEIGELGELRELWAVNCHLISLPSSICNLQKLQKLGVRKNRIAKLPSECVHLSQLQWLNLADNELRELPDEFLKLHALAYINLDGNKFEQVPASISDMESLLVLSMQYNLIRSLPDDRIIGLTGLTKLDLRRNPLTVRPDHWKGLEFILLGETLDPVICGDTPRR